The proteins below are encoded in one region of Campylobacter rectus:
- a CDS encoding phage baseplate assembly protein V — MQYIGTICEVSENKSLVRVEYLGTKTKLIPYVQNANSFKRTFSPPRVGEQAIVHQLRDGGLKYAVGAIFNQGCREPEGSSQTKEITQYEDGTIISYDTSSSTLEILSPKLINIIADRITIKADVTLNGNLNVKGNIHATGTIIDDGGNTPNHSH, encoded by the coding sequence ATGCAATATATCGGCACGATCTGCGAAGTGAGCGAAAATAAAAGCCTGGTAAGGGTCGAATACCTAGGCACGAAAACAAAGCTCATCCCCTACGTCCAAAATGCGAACTCATTTAAACGCACGTTTTCGCCGCCGCGAGTAGGGGAGCAGGCAATCGTCCATCAACTAAGAGACGGCGGGCTTAAATACGCCGTGGGTGCGATCTTCAATCAGGGATGCCGCGAGCCTGAAGGAAGCTCCCAAACTAAAGAGATAACGCAATATGAGGATGGCACGATAATAAGCTACGACACGTCAAGCTCTACTCTTGAAATTTTATCTCCAAAACTCATCAATATAATCGCCGATCGCATTACGATAAAGGCCGACGTGACATTAAACGGAAATTTGAACGTTAAAGGCAACATTCACGCTACCGGAACGATCATCGACGACGGCGGAAATACGCCAAATCACTCGCATTAA
- a CDS encoding phage major capsid protein translates to MNENILKDARNFSVNLGKNAAFDDEAKTISFIALSKNNLHKRVSFWGDEYYLSVDTSRVKFNAKTLYLDHDPTFANAIGAIIDTKFENGDFKAKVKFSDEVASSKEAYAKYKAGLSDSVSVGFGNYKIKEMDKIEGVEHYQIYEGEITELSAVWQGADPNAKISKFNQPKGEKMPMNEQAAPQEGAKLAATPSAGELAKLNEQVRSSEETRANIIELAHILGREKEALAAISAGKSYAEFSKEMAELNAKSEIKTVNILSKRDNSACFSLANVIKSAVDRNVDLSREMEYRGKEIGRFALPDEFIANFADGVTSTTTAADAVNREYRGDLLIEQLKQDSKLLNFCTWLPNLSANLTIPRDTSSITADFVEEGKRRAAENLTFDSIALSPHTLNANIVITRTMLNMSAFELESFAFKKLKDAIRKKIEQTLLYGNGVVKGLFATSGVPTVTGYMTAPTLELTLAFGDKLDAAGLDTEHSKFFINGTDISKLRSTKRGNSNERMLIDVGDNDLQGYAYYKNNNLKAGDVIFGNFEDIWIGAFGSLEILPLMQEGGNVLLQAFYDIDAKLAREKSFAISKTSA, encoded by the coding sequence GTGAATGAGAATATTTTAAAAGACGCACGCAATTTTAGCGTAAATTTAGGCAAAAATGCGGCGTTTGACGACGAAGCAAAAACCATTAGCTTTATCGCGCTCTCAAAAAACAATCTACATAAAAGAGTTAGTTTTTGGGGCGACGAATATTATCTAAGCGTGGATACTAGCAGGGTTAAATTTAACGCAAAAACGCTTTATTTAGACCATGACCCCACGTTTGCAAATGCAATTGGCGCGATAATCGATACTAAATTTGAAAACGGAGATTTTAAGGCCAAGGTTAAATTTAGCGATGAGGTGGCTAGCTCAAAAGAAGCTTACGCGAAATATAAAGCCGGGCTTAGCGATAGCGTGAGCGTTGGATTTGGAAATTACAAAATAAAAGAAATGGACAAAATAGAAGGGGTGGAACATTACCAAATTTATGAGGGCGAGATAACGGAGCTCTCGGCCGTTTGGCAAGGAGCTGACCCTAACGCAAAAATATCAAAATTTAATCAACCAAAAGGAGAGAAAATGCCAATGAACGAACAAGCAGCGCCGCAAGAGGGCGCAAAACTAGCCGCAACGCCAAGCGCTGGCGAGCTTGCGAAACTAAACGAGCAAGTAAGATCAAGCGAAGAGACTAGGGCAAACATTATTGAGCTAGCCCATATTTTAGGCCGCGAAAAAGAGGCGCTCGCTGCGATAAGCGCAGGTAAGAGTTACGCCGAATTCAGCAAAGAAATGGCTGAACTAAACGCTAAAAGCGAGATAAAAACCGTAAATATCCTCTCAAAAAGAGATAATAGCGCGTGCTTTAGCCTCGCAAACGTCATCAAATCAGCCGTAGATAGAAATGTCGATTTGTCGCGTGAGATGGAATACAGAGGCAAAGAGATCGGGCGTTTTGCATTGCCGGACGAGTTTATAGCAAATTTCGCCGACGGAGTAACAAGCACGACGACGGCAGCCGACGCGGTAAATAGAGAATATCGCGGCGATTTGCTCATCGAGCAACTAAAGCAAGACAGCAAACTACTAAATTTTTGCACGTGGCTACCGAATTTAAGCGCAAATTTGACTATCCCGCGCGATACGTCTAGCATTACCGCCGACTTCGTCGAGGAGGGCAAAAGACGCGCCGCCGAAAATCTAACCTTTGATAGCATCGCTTTAAGCCCGCATACACTAAACGCAAATATCGTCATCACTAGAACGATGCTAAATATGAGCGCATTCGAGCTTGAAAGCTTTGCGTTTAAAAAACTAAAAGATGCGATCCGCAAAAAGATAGAGCAGACGCTACTTTACGGCAACGGAGTCGTAAAAGGGCTATTTGCCACAAGCGGAGTGCCAACCGTGACCGGATATATGACTGCTCCTACTTTGGAGCTTACCTTGGCCTTTGGCGATAAGCTAGACGCAGCCGGGCTTGATACCGAGCACTCGAAGTTTTTTATCAACGGAACGGACATTAGCAAGCTACGAAGCACCAAGCGCGGCAATAGTAACGAGCGCATGCTGATCGACGTCGGAGACAATGATCTTCAAGGATACGCCTACTACAAAAACAACAACTTAAAAGCCGGCGACGTGATCTTTGGAAACTTTGAGGATATTTGGATCGGAGCGTTTGGATCGCTTGAAATCCTGCCGCTAATGCAAGAGGGCGGAAACGTCTTGCTCCAGGCATTTTACGACATCGACGCAAAGCTAGCGCGCGAGAAGAGCTTTGCCATCTCAAAAACATCTGCTTAA
- a CDS encoding phage portal protein, which translates to MKFFNLFSKKQPKGKSGFFKPKAKVQMFRYPSIEAPEINQGELSRLVRNIEPDRANKILRHQARSISTAVSLASGFFDMIDSEVLGEQGFILDIATKNKDLNTKIQNAFWRWQENCCVYGVYDFEDYEELTLNALYRDGEAFIRLVRGETLKMELISAESIDSDYTDESKFIFYGIEKQSKFSLTPVRYFVKRDHNERIGIEAKDVIHIRKPMIAEQTRGNSKLATAIFDIHQKDKFKKAELNRARLASEMTGFYTQKDEGGIGGIAPEFDEETGELTNESAKIDLPENVETGTMRYLDAGIEPKFIDPHNPTNIEFFLKSTNQEVARSLGISYATLTGDLREVNYSSIRQGTTSERRGFKRVQNFLRRKMHNAIFKEWLKIELLMNRISPKEYGEILDHFSFKPQGWEYIDPNKEVSANAKAIECGFKTRIEVLREKGIEYDTYLDELEKEKQIVQKLQEIEKIRKGNSGRE; encoded by the coding sequence ATGAAATTTTTTAACCTTTTTTCTAAAAAGCAACCCAAAGGCAAGAGCGGATTTTTTAAGCCCAAGGCTAAGGTGCAGATGTTTAGATACCCTAGCATCGAAGCCCCCGAGATCAACCAAGGCGAGCTTAGCCGGCTAGTTAGAAATATCGAACCCGATCGCGCGAATAAAATTTTACGCCATCAAGCGCGCAGCATAAGCACTGCCGTAAGTCTTGCTAGCGGTTTTTTCGACATGATAGATAGCGAGGTTTTGGGCGAGCAGGGATTTATCCTCGACATCGCAACCAAAAATAAAGATCTAAACACCAAAATTCAAAACGCGTTTTGGAGATGGCAGGAAAACTGCTGCGTTTACGGCGTTTATGATTTTGAGGACTACGAAGAGCTAACGCTAAACGCGCTTTACAGAGACGGCGAGGCATTTATCAGGCTCGTGCGGGGCGAAACGCTCAAAATGGAGCTAATAAGCGCCGAGAGTATCGACAGCGACTACACCGACGAGAGTAAATTTATATTTTACGGCATAGAAAAACAGAGCAAATTTAGCCTTACGCCGGTGAGGTATTTCGTAAAAAGAGACCATAACGAGCGCATCGGCATCGAAGCAAAAGACGTAATCCACATAAGAAAACCGATGATCGCCGAGCAAACGCGCGGCAACTCAAAGCTAGCCACGGCGATTTTTGACATACACCAAAAAGATAAATTTAAAAAAGCCGAGTTAAACCGCGCGCGCCTTGCTAGCGAAATGACGGGATTTTATACGCAAAAAGACGAGGGCGGCATAGGCGGGATCGCTCCGGAGTTTGACGAAGAAACGGGCGAGCTAACGAACGAAAGCGCCAAAATAGACCTGCCCGAAAACGTGGAAACTGGCACGATGAGGTATTTGGACGCGGGCATCGAGCCTAAATTTATCGATCCGCACAACCCGACCAATATCGAGTTTTTCCTAAAAAGCACCAACCAAGAAGTGGCGCGATCGCTAGGCATCAGCTACGCCACGCTTACGGGCGATTTGCGCGAGGTAAATTACAGCTCGATCCGTCAAGGCACGACGAGCGAGCGAAGGGGCTTTAAACGCGTGCAAAATTTCCTCCGCCGCAAAATGCACAACGCCATCTTTAAAGAGTGGCTAAAAATAGAGCTTTTGATGAACAGAATATCGCCCAAAGAATACGGCGAAATTTTAGATCATTTTAGCTTTAAACCTCAAGGATGGGAATATATCGATCCAAATAAAGAAGTGAGCGCTAATGCCAAAGCGATCGAGTGCGGATTTAAAACGCGCATCGAGGTTTTGAGAGAAAAAGGGATCGAATACGACACATATCTCGACGAGCTGGAAAAGGAGAAGCAAATCGTGCAAAAACTGCAAGAAATAGAAAAAATCAGGAAAGGAAATAGCGGCCGTGAATGA
- a CDS encoding type II toxin-antitoxin system HicA family toxin has translation MSKKNKLLKELENNPTNVRFEVLEKLLRDNGFELKSIKGSHHSFSNGKLLITLPYHKPMKIFYVKAVLKATKGE, from the coding sequence ATGAGCAAAAAAAATAAATTATTAAAAGAGCTTGAAAATAACCCGACTAACGTAAGATTTGAAGTCCTAGAAAAGCTTTTGCGAGATAACGGATTTGAGCTAAAAAGTATCAAAGGATCTCATCATAGCTTTTCAAACGGTAAGCTACTGATAACGCTACCTTATCACAAGCCTATGAAAATTTTCTACGTAAAAGCGGTTTTGAAAGCTACTAAAGGAGAGTAA
- a CDS encoding type II toxin-antitoxin system HicB family antitoxin gives MKKDLDYYLNLPYKIELKKIPQSEGGGWGAFMPEFNGVAFFYGDGESKNEALDELDAAFRATLEALLESGATIPEPASEEKRVRVNVNLPKSLLEAIDKVSSNRSKFLTDAANLKLARLV, from the coding sequence ATGAAAAAAGATCTAGATTATTACTTAAATTTACCGTATAAAATAGAGTTAAAAAAAATCCCACAAAGCGAAGGCGGGGGATGGGGCGCGTTTATGCCTGAATTTAACGGCGTAGCATTTTTTTACGGTGACGGAGAGAGCAAAAACGAGGCCTTGGATGAGCTTGACGCGGCGTTTAGGGCTACTTTGGAAGCTTTACTCGAAAGCGGCGCGACAATACCCGAGCCAGCTAGCGAAGAAAAACGCGTGCGCGTAAACGTAAATTTGCCTAAATCCCTGCTTGAGGCGATCGACAAAGTAAGCTCCAATCGCTCTAAATTTCTAACCGATGCGGCAAATTTAAAGCTAGCGAGGTTGGTTTAA
- a CDS encoding phage terminase large subunit family protein, with protein sequence MGKIIDIFANAIFIKPRLNLTQWAEKFRILSRESSSNYGRFKAFSYQVEPMNEISNPKRRKIVLLWGSQVGKSETINNAIGYFIHQEPSTILFLLPNDTDAKDYSKRRLAPMFRDCNVLNDLITSNDANDTILIKNFKGGNLALVGSNSPSKLASKPIKILLVDEADRCEPTKEGDSIELAEKRTKTFFDRKIIISSTPTVKGSSTIEGEYELSDQRKFYIKCPECGFAQTMKFEFLAWDKDESDAPIFESARYQCCECGALLTEQQKNEAVKGGEWIAGNPRSDVAGFFLNALYSPFYTMEDVVKDWYRSKDNHLKLQTFINTIKCESFEPPAIKIDENEFLNRIESYNDQSLPAEVKFITAGVDIQDNRTEINFIGWGRGLEAYCIEHVQIWGNTDQDKVWADTYKYLCKKFKKEDGRSLVISLALIDSGFNTERVYRLVSLNKNFIATKGLSEQSGKAAFLNKIKIIQRGVKFMPIGTYAGKSELYRLLRIDEPGAGYFHFSESYKEEFFKQLTSEKIEKTKDKNGYLKLRWVKTRDRNEALDITLLAYAGAKMLNLALKGKR encoded by the coding sequence ATGGGTAAAATTATAGATATTTTCGCAAATGCGATTTTTATCAAACCGAGGTTAAATTTAACGCAGTGGGCTGAGAAGTTTAGAATTCTGAGTCGTGAGAGCTCAAGCAACTACGGAAGGTTTAAAGCATTTTCGTATCAAGTTGAGCCGATGAATGAAATCTCAAACCCTAAGCGCCGCAAAATAGTTCTGCTTTGGGGATCGCAAGTCGGCAAAAGCGAAACGATTAATAATGCTATCGGTTATTTTATTCATCAAGAGCCTAGCACTATTTTATTTTTACTCCCAAACGATACGGACGCCAAGGATTATTCAAAACGCCGTTTAGCTCCGATGTTTAGAGATTGCAATGTTTTAAACGATCTCATAACCTCAAACGATGCAAACGATACGATCCTAATCAAAAACTTTAAAGGCGGCAACCTTGCGCTGGTGGGCTCAAATAGCCCAAGCAAACTAGCAAGTAAGCCGATAAAAATTTTGCTAGTGGATGAGGCCGATCGATGCGAGCCTACCAAAGAGGGCGATAGTATCGAGCTAGCCGAAAAGCGCACAAAAACGTTTTTTGACCGCAAAATCATTATAAGCTCGACGCCGACGGTCAAGGGTAGCTCAACGATAGAGGGCGAATATGAGCTTAGCGATCAGCGAAAATTTTATATCAAATGCCCGGAGTGCGGTTTTGCTCAAACGATGAAGTTTGAGTTTTTAGCGTGGGATAAAGATGAGAGCGACGCGCCGATCTTTGAGAGCGCGCGCTATCAGTGCTGCGAATGCGGCGCGCTTTTGACCGAGCAGCAAAAAAACGAGGCAGTAAAGGGCGGCGAGTGGATCGCCGGCAATCCGCGCTCGGACGTCGCAGGGTTTTTCCTAAACGCGCTTTATAGCCCATTTTACACGATGGAGGACGTCGTAAAGGATTGGTATCGTTCAAAAGACAATCACCTTAAACTCCAAACCTTTATCAATACCATTAAATGCGAGAGCTTCGAGCCGCCGGCGATCAAGATTGACGAAAACGAATTTTTAAATAGAATTGAGAGCTATAACGATCAAAGCCTACCGGCTGAGGTTAAATTTATAACCGCCGGCGTGGATATTCAAGATAATCGCACTGAGATAAACTTCATCGGCTGGGGCAGGGGACTAGAGGCATATTGTATCGAGCACGTTCAAATTTGGGGCAATACCGACCAGGATAAAGTTTGGGCGGATACGTATAAATATCTTTGTAAGAAATTTAAAAAAGAAGACGGCAGAAGTCTTGTTATCTCGCTTGCTCTAATCGATAGCGGATTTAATACCGAGCGAGTTTATCGCCTAGTCAGTTTAAATAAAAACTTCATCGCCACAAAAGGCCTGAGCGAGCAAAGCGGTAAAGCTGCTTTTTTAAACAAGATAAAAATCATCCAAAGGGGCGTAAAATTTATGCCGATTGGAACGTATGCAGGCAAAAGCGAGCTCTACCGATTGCTACGCATTGACGAGCCGGGTGCGGGTTATTTCCATTTTAGCGAGAGCTACAAAGAGGAGTTTTTTAAGCAGCTTACGTCTGAAAAAATAGAAAAAACCAAAGACAAAAACGGATATTTAAAACTGCGATGGGTAAAAACCAGGGATCGAAACGAGGCGCTAGACATTACGCTTTTGGCTTATGCCGGCGCAAAAATGCTAAATTTGGCGTTAAAGGGCAAGAGATGA
- a CDS encoding tail protein X, translating to MKYLAKDGDTLDMICYKHYNSLNDNVYSQFLRANEHLLGKEKLSGGDVVNLPDIEVKAAVKVTYLWD from the coding sequence ATGAAATACCTAGCCAAAGACGGCGACACGTTAGACATGATCTGTTACAAACACTACAATAGCCTAAACGATAACGTTTACTCGCAGTTTTTAAGAGCCAACGAGCATCTTTTGGGCAAAGAAAAACTATCGGGCGGCGATGTCGTAAATTTGCCTGATATAGAAGTCAAAGCCGCAGTAAAGGTTACGTATCTATGGGATTAG